One genomic region from Nitrospirota bacterium encodes:
- a CDS encoding class I SAM-dependent methyltransferase, whose protein sequence is MPSKFDACPYCNSLQYEVVLEVLNPELDTYSTLIGVTFPPPVCYYECSSCGLTYRNQTFTAVEASALYQSAYRNHILKKNTADEYFNKVIGIPAAESELDAKISHLNSLIRGKSVRTAVDIGCGVGAFMYKLHASNPGISVFGIEPTTDFAIVASSRNDTEVLNKPYDGFDLSGYDLVSCIHVLEHTEQPWTFISALNRNMRPNAYLYIETPSTEDIVALPADHDRFMSPHNYLFSKKFMQARFAETDFAILDIGYAGTHRGKVDLRIFAVRK, encoded by the coding sequence ATGCCAAGCAAATTTGATGCATGCCCTTACTGCAATAGTCTGCAGTACGAAGTTGTCTTGGAGGTATTGAATCCTGAGCTTGATACCTATTCAACGCTAATCGGGGTCACGTTCCCTCCTCCTGTTTGCTACTATGAGTGTTCAAGCTGCGGACTGACGTATCGGAACCAGACATTTACGGCTGTGGAGGCCTCCGCTCTCTACCAATCCGCTTATCGCAATCACATCTTGAAGAAAAATACTGCGGACGAATATTTCAACAAGGTGATTGGCATTCCTGCTGCAGAAAGTGAGCTGGACGCAAAAATCAGCCATCTGAACAGTCTCATTAGAGGAAAATCTGTAAGGACAGCTGTCGACATCGGTTGCGGGGTTGGTGCATTCATGTATAAGCTACACGCGAGTAATCCTGGAATTAGCGTCTTCGGCATAGAGCCAACAACAGACTTTGCAATAGTCGCGTCCAGCAGAAACGACACTGAGGTGTTGAATAAGCCGTATGATGGTTTTGATCTTTCGGGATATGATCTCGTATCTTGTATCCATGTATTGGAGCATACGGAGCAGCCTTGGACATTCATCTCAGCCTTGAACCGCAATATGCGGCCCAATGCCTATCTATATATTGAGACGCCCTCCACGGAAGATATTGTTGCGCTACCTGCTGATCACGATCGTTTCATGAGCCCCCATAATTATCTGTTCTCGAAGAAGTTTATGCAGGCTCGGTTTGCCGAAACGGATTTCGCCATTCTTGACATCGGCTACGCCGGGACGCATCGCGGAAAAGTTGATTTGCGTATTTTTGCTGTCCGAAAATAG
- a CDS encoding winged helix-turn-helix transcriptional regulator, with protein MNVQGQRDLLLLSEVERDAGVTQRSLSTKLGVALGLTNLYLKRLARKGCIKITTIPRNRIQYLLTPQGLAEKSRLTYLYMQHSLSYYRDMRARLKEMMSRLDGSHGQRVVIYGTTELAELAYLSLREMNIDCVGFIDGSARESFLSCPVSSPDQVSRWQFDWVLITDLEHASACEEQLVQSGVLREKVLSLGLRV; from the coding sequence ATGAACGTACAAGGTCAACGGGATCTCCTTTTGCTCTCAGAAGTCGAGCGCGACGCTGGCGTGACGCAGCGATCACTCTCGACGAAACTTGGTGTGGCGCTTGGCCTGACGAATCTGTATCTCAAGCGTCTCGCTCGCAAGGGCTGCATCAAGATCACCACCATCCCTCGCAACCGCATTCAGTATCTGTTGACCCCGCAAGGACTCGCAGAAAAGTCTCGACTGACCTATCTCTATATGCAGCACTCTCTCTCGTACTACCGAGACATGCGTGCTCGGCTTAAAGAGATGATGTCCAGGCTCGACGGCTCGCATGGTCAGCGGGTGGTGATCTACGGAACGACTGAATTAGCCGAATTGGCCTATCTGTCGCTTCGAGAGATGAATATTGATTGTGTAGGATTTATTGACGGAAGCGCGCGTGAGTCGTTTCTGTCTTGCCCCGTTTCTTCACCTGACCAGGTGAGTCGATGGCAATTTGATTGGGTCTTGATTACGGATCTCGAGCATGCGTCAGCCTGTGAAGAGCAGTTAGTCCAGTCGGGCGTGCTTCGAGAAAAGGTGTTGAGCCTCGGCCTACGGGTATAA
- a CDS encoding glycosyltransferase codes for MLKKQAIRDRFDRLASERESWQWRASCYYNDQRRYLRFLIPEGLRVLEIGCGLGDQLAALKPQRGLGIDLSEAMVREATRRHPELEFLVGDGEALALDETFDVILLVDLVGHVLDVEATLKQLRRCCTPTTRIVIAYYNFLWEPVLRLLEQVDLKMPQEEQSWLSPADIRNLLRLADFEVVKAERRLLMPLGIPILSSIANRFLAYFPGLTHLCLCHYMVARMRTVAAHEPQTVTVVIPCRNEKGNIEAAVARLPSFGRHQEVIFVDGHSTDGTPDEIQRVIAQYPEKDITLLVQDGKGKGDAVRKGFTHATGDILMILDADLTMPPEDLPKFYEAITSGKGEFINGSRLVYPMEHEAMRYLNLLGNKFFSMAFSWLLGERIKDTLCGTKVLFRRDYERIVANRSYFGEFDPFGDFDLLFGASKLNLKILEVPIRYQERTYGTTNIHRFTHGWLLLKMTVYGFFRLKAV; via the coding sequence ATGCTCAAGAAGCAGGCCATTCGGGATCGATTCGACCGCTTAGCGTCTGAACGAGAATCGTGGCAATGGCGGGCATCCTGCTATTACAACGATCAGCGACGCTACCTCCGGTTTTTGATACCGGAGGGCCTGAGGGTGTTGGAAATTGGATGTGGGTTGGGTGACCAGCTTGCGGCGCTCAAACCACAGCGTGGATTAGGGATTGATCTCAGTGAGGCCATGGTCAGGGAAGCCACCAGGCGCCACCCGGAATTGGAATTTCTGGTCGGAGATGGAGAAGCGCTGGCACTTGATGAGACATTCGACGTCATTCTGCTCGTCGATCTCGTCGGACATGTGCTCGACGTTGAAGCGACATTGAAGCAGCTCCGTCGCTGTTGTACTCCCACGACTCGCATTGTCATTGCGTACTACAATTTCTTGTGGGAGCCCGTCCTCAGATTGCTGGAGCAGGTAGACCTGAAAATGCCGCAAGAGGAGCAAAGCTGGCTTTCGCCAGCGGATATCAGAAATCTTCTCCGGCTGGCCGACTTTGAGGTCGTGAAGGCGGAACGGCGTCTGTTGATGCCTCTGGGCATCCCGATTCTTTCGAGCATCGCGAATCGATTTCTGGCCTATTTCCCAGGACTGACTCATCTGTGTCTCTGTCACTATATGGTGGCCCGGATGCGCACCGTGGCTGCGCATGAACCGCAGACGGTGACGGTCGTGATTCCCTGCCGCAATGAGAAAGGGAACATCGAGGCGGCTGTCGCGCGTCTTCCCTCTTTTGGCCGTCATCAAGAGGTTATCTTCGTCGATGGCCATTCGACGGATGGAACTCCCGATGAGATTCAGCGGGTGATCGCGCAATATCCTGAGAAAGACATCACGTTGCTCGTGCAAGATGGAAAGGGCAAGGGCGACGCCGTGCGCAAGGGCTTTACGCATGCCACGGGGGACATTCTCATGATTCTCGATGCGGATCTCACGATGCCTCCGGAAGACCTCCCTAAATTCTATGAGGCGATTACGAGCGGCAAGGGGGAGTTCATCAATGGAAGCCGACTGGTCTATCCCATGGAACACGAAGCCATGCGCTATCTGAATCTGTTGGGGAATAAGTTTTTCAGCATGGCGTTTTCCTGGTTACTCGGTGAACGGATTAAGGACACGCTCTGTGGAACGAAAGTATTGTTCCGGAGAGACTACGAACGCATTGTCGCGAATCGATCATATTTCGGCGAGTTCGATCCCTTCGGTGATTTCGATCTGCTGTTCGGGGCGTCCAAGCTCAATCTCAAGATTCTCGAAGTGCCCATCCGTTACCAGGAGCGAACCTACGGGACTACTAATATCCATCGCTTCACGCATGGGTGGCTCCTGCTGAAGATGACGGTGTATGGTTTCTTCCGGCTGAAGGCTGTGTAA
- a CDS encoding class I SAM-dependent methyltransferase, translating into METVACILCGSTGGTARVIPSTGACNADVKDETFTLITCPCGFTYLNPRPTREEIKAYYPSEYYPPAELSSRTKVDRLFKRLSKVMKKGIREEFYGYPGTSRSWVVRLLRRIALYPEYWHLRFAGRDILPFKGQGRLLDVGCGPGRLLQELRGQGWDVYGVDFSPVAVSRAQSVGLNVKEGDLLTAGFESNYFDVVNFSHSLEHVFDPVATLQEARRILKPGGRVLLFLPNAGSAEAALFGDWWVAWDPPRHLFHFDRRSSARLLELAGFQAVKTTTSTSKSSFLGSADCYFQYVAKSQRKHGSVLRHVAGVGCLVLGHLGYGGELKAMAEKPS; encoded by the coding sequence ATGGAAACGGTTGCCTGTATTCTCTGTGGATCCACTGGTGGAACGGCGCGAGTCATTCCGTCCACCGGTGCGTGCAATGCTGACGTCAAGGATGAGACCTTCACTCTGATCACCTGTCCCTGTGGGTTCACGTATCTGAATCCGCGACCGACCCGAGAGGAGATCAAGGCCTATTATCCATCGGAGTATTATCCCCCGGCCGAACTCTCCAGTCGGACGAAGGTGGATCGCTTGTTTAAGCGGTTGTCGAAAGTGATGAAGAAGGGGATTCGGGAAGAGTTTTACGGGTATCCCGGCACGAGCCGCAGCTGGGTGGTCCGGCTGCTCAGGCGTATCGCGCTCTATCCGGAATATTGGCATTTGCGATTTGCTGGACGCGATATTCTTCCGTTCAAAGGCCAGGGGCGATTGTTAGACGTCGGGTGCGGCCCAGGGCGACTGCTCCAAGAGCTTCGCGGGCAGGGCTGGGATGTGTACGGGGTGGATTTCAGCCCGGTCGCCGTCAGCCGGGCACAGAGCGTCGGATTGAACGTGAAGGAGGGCGACCTCTTAACGGCAGGATTTGAGAGCAATTATTTCGACGTCGTGAACTTCAGTCATTCGTTAGAGCATGTGTTTGATCCGGTTGCCACCCTTCAGGAGGCCCGTCGAATCTTGAAGCCGGGAGGCCGGGTACTGCTTTTTCTCCCGAACGCAGGGAGTGCCGAAGCGGCATTGTTCGGCGATTGGTGGGTTGCCTGGGACCCTCCACGGCATTTGTTCCATTTCGATCGGCGCTCAAGTGCGAGACTCCTTGAATTGGCAGGCTTTCAGGCTGTGAAGACAACGACCAGCACAAGTAAGTCGTCTTTCCTGGGGAGCGCAGATTGTTATTTTCAGTACGTCGCAAAGAGTCAACGGAAACATGGCAGCGTGTTGCGCCATGTGGCGGGTGTGGGTTGTCTCGTCCTTGGGCATCTTGGATATGGAGGAGAACTCAAGGCGATGGCTGAAAAACCATCCTAA
- a CDS encoding UpxY family transcription antiterminator, translating into MLGPQSQSRWYALRTRSRHEKIVRDQLANQGIEPLLPTVKRLSQWKDRKKEVEVPLFSGYCFVRFASDQKLPVLKTIGVVDIVGASHCPEPIEDEEIAALRILMTSVLPYDSHPYLHEGMQVEVIRGPLQGVRGILLRKEKHHRLVLGVRLIQQAAAVEIDVNDVVPA; encoded by the coding sequence GTGCTCGGACCTCAGTCGCAGTCACGTTGGTATGCATTGCGGACGCGATCTCGTCATGAAAAGATCGTGCGCGACCAGCTTGCGAATCAGGGGATTGAGCCGTTATTGCCGACGGTCAAGCGACTGAGCCAATGGAAGGATCGGAAAAAAGAGGTCGAGGTTCCTCTCTTTTCTGGATACTGCTTTGTCCGCTTTGCATCTGACCAAAAGCTGCCGGTGTTGAAGACGATCGGTGTGGTTGATATTGTCGGTGCCAGCCATTGTCCGGAACCGATCGAGGACGAGGAGATTGCGGCGCTCAGAATTCTCATGACCAGTGTGCTGCCGTATGATTCGCATCCGTATCTGCACGAGGGCATGCAGGTGGAAGTAATTCGAGGTCCGTTGCAAGGGGTTCGCGGAATTCTCTTGCGTAAAGAAAAGCACCACCGCTTGGTATTGGGTGTTCGCCTCATTCAGCAAGCCGCAGCAGTAGAGATCGATGTGAACGATGTGGTGCCGGCCTAG
- a CDS encoding ABC transporter ATP-binding protein yields the protein MIKTFRKLLDLLAPHERRRAVLLLGMILVMAFLEVGGVASIVPFMAVLANPEVIETNAILARIYDMFGFTDRQAFLHFTGVMVFMALLVSITFKALVTYVQLRFTMMREYSIGRRLVAGYLNQPYAWFLNRHSADLGKTVLSEVNKVIGGAMIPMMQLVAQSAVVLMLLMLLLAADPWLALVVGGVLGLAYGVILKLMRGYLSRIGSECLEANKMRFTVVSEAFGGIKEIKVGGLEESYIQRFARPAKIFAGHQASSQIIAQLPRFVLEALAFGSMVLVVLYIMAGTGGIAKALPIIALYAFAGYRLMPALQQIYVSITALRFAGPSLNALHADLIALAPKQPSYVQVAQFILNQAITLKEITYTYPNAAQPALVDLNITIPARSTIGLVGTTGSGKTTTVDLILGLLDPSSGTLAVDGTVIGPENRRQWQRVIGYVPQHIYLADDTVAANIAFGVAPEQIDQNAVANAARIANLHDFVTNELPHGYATTVGERGVRLSGGQRQRIGIARALYNNPQVLILDEATSALDNLTEQAVMDAVHNLGKKVTIILIAHRLTTVRECDQIYLLRHGRVVGQGRHDELMEENETFRAMKAR from the coding sequence ATGATTAAGACCTTCAGAAAACTCCTCGATCTCCTGGCGCCCCATGAACGCCGCCGCGCGGTTCTACTGCTGGGCATGATCCTGGTCATGGCGTTCCTCGAAGTGGGCGGCGTGGCGTCGATCGTGCCTTTTATGGCGGTGCTGGCCAACCCGGAAGTGATCGAGACAAACGCGATTCTCGCGCGCATCTACGACATGTTCGGCTTTACGGACCGTCAGGCCTTTCTGCACTTTACGGGTGTGATGGTTTTTATGGCCCTGTTGGTTTCTATCACTTTCAAGGCATTGGTCACCTACGTCCAATTGCGCTTTACCATGATGCGTGAATACAGCATCGGCCGAAGGTTGGTGGCGGGCTACCTGAACCAGCCGTACGCCTGGTTCTTGAATCGTCACAGCGCGGATTTGGGCAAGACGGTGTTGTCGGAGGTAAACAAGGTTATTGGCGGCGCGATGATACCGATGATGCAACTAGTGGCACAGAGTGCAGTGGTGCTCATGCTTCTGATGCTGCTGCTCGCGGCAGACCCGTGGCTGGCTTTGGTTGTAGGGGGGGTGTTGGGTTTGGCCTATGGGGTCATCCTTAAGCTCATGCGCGGCTATCTGTCGCGCATCGGTTCCGAGTGTTTAGAGGCCAATAAGATGCGCTTCACCGTAGTGAGTGAGGCCTTTGGCGGCATCAAGGAAATCAAGGTGGGCGGTCTCGAAGAATCGTATATCCAACGTTTCGCTCGTCCGGCGAAGATTTTCGCCGGGCATCAAGCCTCTAGCCAAATCATCGCCCAACTGCCGCGGTTTGTGCTAGAGGCTCTGGCCTTTGGCAGCATGGTGCTGGTCGTGCTGTATATTATGGCGGGCACAGGCGGTATTGCGAAGGCATTGCCCATCATTGCGTTGTACGCCTTTGCCGGTTACCGGTTGATGCCAGCTCTGCAGCAAATCTATGTGAGCATCACGGCCTTGCGTTTCGCCGGGCCGAGCCTCAACGCCCTGCATGCTGACCTTATAGCCCTCGCGCCGAAACAGCCCTCGTATGTTCAGGTTGCACAGTTCATACTGAACCAGGCCATCACGCTTAAAGAGATCACCTACACCTACCCCAATGCCGCACAGCCTGCTCTGGTGGATCTCAACATCACCATCCCGGCGCGCAGCACCATTGGTCTGGTGGGGACCACCGGCAGCGGCAAGACCACCACTGTGGACCTGATCCTGGGCCTGCTGGATCCCAGCAGTGGCACCCTGGCCGTCGACGGCACGGTGATTGGTCCAGAGAACCGTCGCCAGTGGCAGCGCGTTATTGGCTATGTGCCTCAACATATCTATCTGGCCGATGACACAGTAGCGGCCAATATCGCCTTTGGTGTGGCGCCTGAGCAGATCGATCAAAACGCCGTAGCGAACGCCGCTCGCATCGCCAACCTGCACGACTTCGTAACCAATGAATTGCCCCATGGCTACGCAACCACTGTCGGTGAGCGGGGCGTGCGTCTATCGGGTGGTCAACGTCAACGGATCGGCATTGCCCGTGCTCTGTATAACAACCCGCAGGTGCTGATTCTTGATGAAGCTACCAGCGCGCTGGACAACCTTACGGAACAGGCCGTAATGGATGCGGTTCACAACCTAGGGAAGAAGGTTACTATTATTCTCATCGCCCATCGCCTCACCACCGTACGCGAGTGTGACCAGATTTACTTGCTGCGACATGGTCGAGTGGTGGGGCAAGGCCGCCATGACGAATTGATGGAGGAAAACGAGACCTTTAGGGCGATGAAGGCGCGGTGA
- a CDS encoding glycosyltransferase family 2 protein, whose product MKKISLVIPVYNQLDYTRQCLESIARCTEQPYELIIVDNASTDGTQEFLRDVKATVITNQQNLGCAKAWNQGVRASHGEVIGILNNDIVVTKGWIEGLLEFMEQADHGIVSPAAREGHLNYDLNAYAIEFTRSCKDATRAELYGACLVIKREVFDRVGLFDEAFAYGGCEDIDFFWRAQAAGFSVGMTGSVLIHHFSMVTQDAIKRSETKVYPAENLAHFKKKWNRTVRGNWAARRWTNIRNKWIKRYERFRYGHTLIEKCDG is encoded by the coding sequence ATGAAAAAAATTAGTCTTGTGATCCCCGTGTATAACCAGTTGGACTATACGAGGCAATGTCTCGAATCCATCGCGCGTTGCACGGAGCAACCCTATGAACTCATCATCGTGGACAATGCCTCGACCGATGGAACGCAGGAGTTTCTGCGCGACGTGAAGGCGACGGTGATCACGAATCAACAGAACCTCGGCTGCGCCAAGGCGTGGAATCAGGGCGTGCGCGCCAGCCACGGCGAGGTTATCGGTATTCTGAACAACGATATCGTTGTGACGAAGGGCTGGATCGAAGGCCTGCTGGAATTTATGGAGCAGGCGGATCACGGGATTGTCAGCCCTGCGGCACGCGAGGGGCACCTGAATTACGATTTGAACGCCTATGCCATCGAATTTACGCGATCATGCAAGGACGCCACGCGGGCAGAGTTATATGGAGCCTGTCTGGTAATCAAACGTGAGGTATTTGATCGTGTCGGTTTGTTCGACGAGGCCTTTGCCTATGGGGGCTGCGAAGACATCGACTTTTTTTGGCGCGCGCAGGCAGCGGGGTTTTCGGTCGGTATGACGGGATCGGTCCTCATTCATCATTTCAGCATGGTGACGCAGGATGCCATCAAGCGATCCGAGACCAAGGTGTACCCCGCCGAAAATCTTGCCCATTTCAAAAAGAAGTGGAATCGAACCGTGCGTGGCAATTGGGCTGCACGGCGCTGGACCAATATCAGGAACAAATGGATCAAGCGGTACGAACGATTTCGCTATGGGCATACGCTGATCGAGAAATGTGATGGATAA
- a CDS encoding class I SAM-dependent methyltransferase yields the protein MSDEILRRHQMVWQEKPLLRMLYGEWYREIAGWLQPGRTLEVGGGTGNLKEFAPSVVCTDIVSLPWLDAVVDAQRLPFTSGSFANIVLVDTMHHLENIRYFFDEALRILQPGGRIIIMDPYISVCSWPVYHFLHPEPVDFSQDPLTLSPMKAGRKPFDANQAIATILFERSSRRFHELYPSLRKLRHHRLAFFAYPLSGGFDHPSLMSTWMALPLLALERLLGVLSRYLAFRLLVVLEKGSTRGDF from the coding sequence ATGTCCGATGAGATTTTACGGCGACACCAGATGGTCTGGCAGGAAAAGCCCCTGCTTCGGATGCTTTACGGGGAATGGTATCGAGAGATCGCCGGATGGCTTCAGCCGGGGCGAACGCTCGAAGTCGGCGGTGGGACAGGGAATCTCAAGGAGTTTGCCCCGTCCGTGGTCTGTACCGATATCGTTAGCTTGCCGTGGTTAGACGCGGTCGTGGATGCGCAGCGGCTCCCATTCACAAGCGGCAGTTTTGCCAATATCGTGCTAGTTGACACCATGCACCATCTTGAAAACATTCGGTACTTCTTCGATGAGGCACTCCGCATACTGCAGCCTGGCGGCCGCATCATCATTATGGACCCATATATCTCGGTCTGCTCTTGGCCCGTCTACCATTTCCTGCATCCAGAGCCGGTGGATTTCAGTCAAGATCCTCTTACATTGAGCCCTATGAAGGCTGGACGAAAACCATTTGACGCGAACCAGGCCATTGCGACGATTCTATTTGAGCGATCGAGCAGGCGTTTTCACGAGTTGTATCCAAGCTTGAGAAAACTCCGCCACCATCGCCTAGCCTTCTTCGCCTATCCGCTTAGCGGCGGTTTTGATCATCCTTCTTTGATGTCGACGTGGATGGCACTTCCCCTTCTAGCTCTTGAACGTCTCCTGGGCGTATTGAGTCGATATCTCGCCTTTCGACTGCTCGTCGTGCTGGAGAAGGGATCTACCCGAGGGGATTTCTAA
- a CDS encoding glycosyltransferase, which produces MKILFVVDQLQDLVSDPLYIGLVRLLGREQVVDFPSKNIFHRPEDKRWFLPQVPDLGYSETDICDLLRDKAFDLVCVASHRSDCLANLERLSQAVPLPPIVYIDGADDSRIRHEVDARFQFAAYFKREYRWTSTSKLGRFVDCARAFHFNRRLFERTHPLTMCVVPDAIPQHHGCAKDIDVSFYGIASHQKRAQAMALLEPLAHEGLTVAAGLYAAATDKAYKLEATTLKRLIAKIRDPSTVPEEIQRRKLSPEDYYRTLARSKVAVSIRGGGFDTLRYWEIVASGTFLLSEKPDIVIPHNYEHRTHAVFCQPDLSDLQTLVRYYASHDAEREAIAGAGHAHLLKFHACEPRAAQFLEICRNAL; this is translated from the coding sequence ATGAAGATTCTATTTGTCGTTGATCAACTCCAGGACCTGGTTTCCGATCCGTTGTATATTGGTCTTGTTAGGTTATTAGGCCGGGAACAGGTGGTCGATTTTCCCTCCAAGAACATTTTTCACAGACCTGAAGATAAGCGGTGGTTCCTTCCGCAAGTTCCAGACCTCGGGTATTCGGAAACCGATATTTGCGATTTGTTGCGGGACAAGGCGTTCGATCTGGTCTGTGTTGCTTCGCACCGGTCTGACTGTCTTGCCAATCTGGAGCGGCTGAGCCAAGCGGTTCCGCTCCCGCCCATCGTCTACATTGACGGCGCGGACGATTCGCGTATTCGACATGAAGTGGATGCGCGATTCCAGTTCGCGGCGTATTTCAAACGCGAGTACCGCTGGACTTCGACGTCGAAGTTGGGGCGTTTTGTGGACTGTGCCAGGGCCTTCCATTTCAATCGCCGATTATTCGAGCGGACCCATCCGCTCACGATGTGTGTGGTGCCCGATGCTATTCCTCAGCACCATGGCTGCGCGAAGGATATCGACGTGTCGTTCTATGGCATTGCCTCGCACCAAAAACGAGCGCAAGCCATGGCCCTCCTCGAACCGCTGGCGCATGAGGGGCTGACGGTGGCGGCAGGATTGTATGCGGCGGCGACGGATAAGGCGTATAAGCTCGAAGCGACAACCCTGAAGCGATTGATCGCCAAGATCAGGGATCCTTCTACGGTGCCGGAGGAAATCCAGCGACGAAAACTCTCGCCGGAGGACTATTATCGCACCCTGGCGAGATCGAAGGTGGCCGTCTCGATACGGGGAGGAGGGTTCGATACGTTGCGCTATTGGGAGATCGTCGCCAGTGGAACTTTTCTGCTATCCGAGAAACCTGACATTGTGATTCCGCATAACTACGAGCATCGTACACATGCCGTCTTTTGCCAACCCGATTTGAGTGATTTGCAGACGTTGGTCCGATACTATGCCTCCCACGATGCCGAGCGGGAAGCCATTGCAGGTGCAGGGCACGCCCATCTGCTGAAATTTCATGCCTGTGAACCGCGCGCCGCGCAGTTCTTGGAGATATGCCGGAACGCTTTATAG